The genomic window GAAAGCCCGTGTACATGTCTGGCAAGTCCTCCAACAATGTTCGGAGGAAACTCCCATGTCAGCATTAATATTTTCATGCCTTGACTTTTCGATTCCATTGATAAATTGCTTTTAGCTTCTTTGATCCATCCTTTTAACGAAAGGTTTTCTAAGATCGAAAGTGATTTTTCCATTTCATCCAGTTCATCAGCCTGCCTTTTGCCAGTCAACATTTCTTTTAATTTATAAATTGATAATATATGCTCTTTTGCCGCATCTTGTGTTTTCTCGCTGCTTGCTGCTGAACCTGATAACAAAAGCCAACGTTTAAGCATCTGTTTCAATATTCTTTTTTCAAAAGAATTCTCAATCAACCTTCCCATCTTTTTAATTTCTGTTTCGATCAAAAAGCTTTCTTCCAAAATTGTTGATTCTTCCGAAATGAGCGGTGAACAGCTTTCAGTTATTGAAAAAGACGAACAAATATGAACATTTTCCGCTGTTTTCCCGAATTCTGTTAAAAATTTTGAAACTTCCATCGAAACGGATGAGTTGATCGCCATATTTTTTGCGAAATCAAAAAAGTTTTCTATTTCATCAGATAATAGGTTTTCGGCTACCACAAACACTTGACTTGACTTATTATTAAGAAATTCATTGTCACATAGTCCGACTGAAATTCCTCCTTGCTTTACCTCTTTCTGTATCGGAAAAAATATTAGACCGTGCGGAGAGCGTATCGGTTTTTTTCCATTTCCGGAGGGTGTCGGGTCGGCAAATTTAATCGTATCTTCATTGATAAAACTGTATTGAATTCCCTCATTCATAAGAAATAGGTCAAGCCCAGGCTCAAATGCTCCTTTAGGAAACCAAAATCCTTGCGGACGAACCGAGAAACAACTTTCCAATATGGATAATCCTTCGTGAATATGGGCTTGAATGCCGGCAGAAGTTGCGATAAACGGCAAGATTGCCCCTGTTACAGGCACTGCAAGAAGATCAATTTTTTCTAGATTGATCATATTACTCACACTTTTGATAACACTTTGATCCCATTTTTTCCAAATATCAATTAAACCTGGAAACTGATCTGTTTCTTTTTCTAAAAATTCCGTCATTTTATCTTGAAATATTGCTTGTCCGGCAACTTCATAATAAATAGGAGGGATCGCCAAATATATTTTTACGTTTTGCGGTCCATTTTCAAGTTTAGACAATATTTCTATTAATTTTGCTGTAAAAACAAATAACTCATTTCGTACATTCGAGTTGATTTTTATGCTTATTGTCGGTATATCCATATATACAATGGGCAAAAAGAAAGGTTTCATCATTTTAGTCCACCATGCCTTCTTTCGTTTCATAAAAGCTGTAAGTGCTTACATGTTCAACCCACTTAGGAGCATTTCTCCGGCTGCTTTGAAACCATTCAAGTTCTTTTGCCAATTCCCCCGCCTGTTCAACATCTGATCTAGGTACATGAATTGCATTTGACCGCAGAAGCGGTAAAAAATGATGATCCGATAATTTAATGCCTAATTCGGCGCAATAACATCTGTTTGGCTTTAATCCTTTAATAAACCAGCTTTTTTTATTATCCGGCAAGAAAATTTCAAATACATCGTGTGCATTGCTCCCATTAAACAGAATGCAAGTCACGTCATATAATCTAAGCACAAGCTGAAAATCAGCGAACGGCCTCTGATAATAATGAGAAATCAGTTTTTTCTGTTCTTCTGACAAGCGCCAAAAACTGTAAAGTTTATTTGGGGAAATGAGCCAAATACAGAGGTGATCCTCTTGATGGACATGTTTATATTTGTTTGCAATAGACAATGGTTTCTCTTCCTTTTTATTTATTCGAGAGCCAGTGTCATGGCGTAAAGGTTCAGATTTCTTTTTCATATATTTCTTCCATTGATATTGAACTTTTCCGACAGTCGTATTCAGCCGGGCAGCGATTTTTCGAAATGACAGGCCTTTTCTGCGAAGCTTAACAATTTCTTCAATCATCTATACAGGCACCTCATTTCTATAAACTATATTTTATATGAAAATAAACCGTTAAGATTCTTTATATTTATGTTAGCATTGACCGAATGGCTAAACAATGAACGCATTTTGTCGGAATTTGTTTATATCTGTTCTGACAAGTGTAATGGAAGAAAATAATTTGATTTCAACAATAATAGAGCAATCTTTTCATATTTCGACAGTATCATTTTATGAAAATCTGATTTTTTACGACCATTTCCTTTAATCAAAAATCCTCGAAATTTGTCACATGTATGGTAAAATAATATTGCAGTTGCTACGTCTATTATTTCGAGGTGTAATTCATGGAGTGGATTTTTGCAGGACTCCTGACATTTTCAGTTCTTCTCTTATTCATATCATTCTTTATCAGTGATCCATATGAAAAGGTCCGTGAAGAGATCGATGAGCTTTCCATGCATCAAATGAAAGAGCTTTATCAAATCAAAAAGAAATTAAAAATTTTAGAAGAGGAATTGCTGATCAGCGACGAAGATATCAAAAAGACATTTACAAGACCTAAATTTCCTAAAAAAAAGAAAGAGATACATGCCATCATTCGCAATCAAGTTCTTCTATTGGCACAACAAGGTCTTTCTGTAGAACAAATCGCAAAGCAATCTTCGTTAACCATTGATGATGTAAACAGAATCTTGCACGATTTTTTTAAAAACCGGGGAGAAAACGATGAATAAAAGAACGGTCAGAGCGTTTGCCTTAGGAATACTTTTTTCTGTAAGTCTGATTGGAACGTATTATTATTTTTTTCAAAATGAAAATGGGTCGATAAGTAAAGCAAAGCAAACACTTGAAGATAAAGGATTTATTGTGCTGTCACAATCTGAATTTACAAAATTACAGAAACATTCACATCGAAAAAGCGAAGCGGAACAATATCAGGAAACCGCCGAAAATGCTGAGAAAAGTATACATACAAATAATGATCATGTACAAGCTTCATCAGTTGCTGAGGAAAATAAAATAATTTCTTACGAGTTAAAAATAACGGACGGGATGAATACCGAACAAATCGCTACCATTCTGGCAAATGTTCGGATTATCGAAGATGCCGAAGATTTTGAGGAATATTTAAGTAAAAACGGCTACAGCACGAGAATACAACTTGGAACTTTTCTTTTAACAAATGAAATGGATTACAGCCAAATTGCCAAGATTCTGACAAAAAGTTAACAGGGTCAGACCCATCCAATATTGTCATTGATGGATGGTGTCAGACCCTTATAAGACAGCCTTTTCATTTAATTATTTAAGTCAAAGCGTCTGCCTTTTACAAGGTAAAAAATACTTTCAGCAATATTGGTGATATGGTCTGCCGACCTTTCCAAATACCGGGATATAAAAGATAACTGGGTTATTTGCGGGAGAAATTCAGGCTTTTGCTGGTTTAACTGTAATAAATCTCGAATTGTTTGACCATATAAATCATCTACTTCATCATCCATTTCAGCCACCTTTTTTGCTTTCACAACGTCCTCCTCATTAAAAGCTTCCAGCGACATCCTTAACATTTCAGTAGTAATTTCATGCATTCTCTTGATATGTTCAATTGGCTTCACTAACGGCTCGTTTCCGATTCGAATGGCTGATTTTGCGATGTTGACCGCGTAATCAGCTATTCTTTCAATATCAGTTGCAATTTTGATTGCTACAATAATGCGCCTTAAATCGATGGCAACAGGCTGTTGTTTTGCAATGAGCAGTATGGCCAAGTCATTGATTTCTTCATCCAAAATATCGGCTTCTGTATCATCTTCCATTACTTTGATTGCTAATTCAATGTTCTTTTCTTCCAAAGCCTTAACTGCTCGCGCCAACGCTTTATTTGCAAATTCTCCTAATTCAATAAGTTTGTTTTGCATTTCTTTTAAATCATATTCAAATCGTTCCCTAACTACCATGTTAAAAACTCCCTTCGTCCTCTTGATATTGAAGAAAAATCGTGCGAAACGTGAAATTTCGCACGATTGATCCGATAATTAGCCAAAACGACCTGTAATATAATCTTCCGTACGCTTATCAGAAGGGTTAGAGAAAATTTTATTTGTATCAGAATATTCAACTACTTCACCATTTAAGAAGAATGCAGTCTTATCGGAAATTCGGGCAGCCTGCTGCATGTTGTGTGTAACGATAATGATGCTGAAATCTTTTTTCAATTCTTGGACAAGCTCCTCCACCTTTAAAGTTGAGATTGGGTCTAAAGCAGAGGTAGGTTCATCCATTAAAATAACATCCGGCTCAATCGCGAGACAGCGTGCAATGCAAAGGCGCTGCTGCTGGCCGCCAGATAAATCGTATGCATTTGTATGAAGTCGGTCCTTTACCTCATCCCAAATCGCAGCTCCTCTAAGACTCTTTTCAACGATTTGATCAAGAATCTTTTTGTCGCGGATTCCATGAATCTTTGGGCCATAAGCAACATTTTCGTAAATTGACTTAGGAAACGGATTTGGTTTCTGGAATACCATTCCTACTTTCGTACGAAGCTCTTCTACACGATAATCGCTATCAAATATATTTCGGCCGCGGTAAGAAATTTCTCCGGAAGTTCTCACCCCGGGCACGAGTTCAATCATTCGGTTTAATGTCTTAATATACGTCGATTTTCCGCAACCAGACGGACCGATAATAGCTGTTACTTCATTTTCGTATATATCAAGATCAATATTCTTTAATGCGTGATTGTCACCGTACCATAAGTTTAGTTGTTTTGTTTGATAAACAGCCATTTTTTCCTTTTTTGGCATGTTTACTGACTCTTCCTTGCGAATTGTCATTTTTTCTTTTTCAATAGTTATGTTCATTTTGGAAGCCTCCTTCATTATGAAAAGCAAAAATGCCGTCTCTAAAATCTTTTTTGAAACTTATTGCGAATCAATACCGCAACAGAATTCATTAAGATCAATAATGCAAGCAATACGATGATCCCTGCGGCCGCCAATGCATGAAACTCTTCCTGCGGGCGGCTGGTCCAGTTATAAATTTGCATCGGAAGGACTGTAAACATGTCAAAAACCGTTTTTGGCAAAAAGGCCAAGAAAAGCGGCAGCCCGAGAACGACAAGGGGAGCTGTTTCTCCTATTGCACGGGATAAAGCCAAAATCCCTCCGGTTAAAATTCCCGGAATGGCAGCCGGAAGAACAACTTTGACAATTGTCTGCCATTTCGTTGCTCCCATTGCGTACGAAGCTTCCCTTAATTCTTTTGGCACTGACCTGATTGCTTCCTGAGAGGCGACGATAATAATCGGCAAGATAAGCAGGCTCATTGTCAATCCTGCAGCAAGTACGCTTCTTCCTAGCGCAAGTGCACGTACGAACACCGTTAATCCCAATAGTCCAAATACAATCGAAGGAACTCCGGCAAGATTCGATATGTTCACCCGGATTAAATCAGTAAAAAAGTTTTTCTTTGCGTATTCCTCTAAGTATAAAGCAGTTCCCACACCGAGAATGAGAGATACCGGGGCTACAACAGCCATGAGCCAAATCGATCCTATTAATGCAGTGTAGACCCCTGCCTGTTCTGGCTTTCGTGAAGGCAAGCTTTGTAAAAATTGAAGATCCAAATAACCAAATCCTTGAGTGAATATCCGATACAATAAAATGCCAAGGACGAGCAAAGCAAACATTGTGGCTGCAAAAAACAGTGCCCTAAAAATTTGATTCGAAACCAGTCTTGGTTTCATCCGATTTATGACTCTAGAATGATCAATTAATTTCATTAATATTCCTCCCTAAAACGGCGAGAGATAAATTGTGCAAGCAGGTTCATTGCAAGGGTAAATACAAACAATGTTGTACCGACAGCATATATACTGTAATAAATAGTAGTGCCGTAGCCGGCATCGCCCTGACTGACTTGAACAATATATGCTGTCATTGTTTGAATCGAACTTGTTATGTTCCAGTCTAAGTTCGGTGTTGAACCACCCGCTACTGTTACAATCATTGTCTCCCCAATTGCTCTGGAAGTTGCTAAAACAATAGAAGCAATGATCCCGGAAATAGCGGCCGGAAGAACGACTTTCATTGAAACTTCAAACTTTGTTGAACCTAATGCAAGCGCACCTTCACGCATCGAATTCGGAACGGAAGACATCGCATCTTCTGATAATGATGCAATCATAGGCGTGATCATAATTCCGATGACAATTCCCGGGCTCAGCGCATTAAAGACTTCCAAGGAAGGAATAAGATCTCTTAAAATCGGTGTGACAAATGTCAAAGCAAAGAATCCGTAAACGATCGTCGGGATTCCCGCTAACACCTCAAGTATCGGCTTGATAATCCGTCTGACTCGATCAGAAGCATATTCACTCAAATAGATGGCTGAAGACAATCCAACCGGAACAGCAACCAACACTGCGATGATCGTAACTTTTAGAGTTCCGGAAATTAGCGGCATTATTCCATATGATCCTTGAGTTTCAGAAAATGGATACCATGTTTTCGCTGTAAAAAACTCAACAATTGAAACTCGGTTAAAGAATGTAAACGTTTCAAAGATTAATGTAAATACAATACCGAGCGTTGTCAAAATGGAAACTATTGCAGTCAGCAACAAAAGAAAAGGTACAACTTTATCAGCAACCCTATTTGCACTTTTCTTTCTTTTCTTAGCCTCAATCATTTCTTGTACGGAAATGGATTTATTTGTTGATTGGTAGGCCAAAATAAAAACCCCTTTCATCCACACAACAAGATGAGAAGCTAAAATGAGCTTCCCATCTGTCAATTGTTTATCTTACTTTAGACCTTCTAGTGTTTCAAGACCTTTTTTATACTCTTCATCCGGTAATTTTACGTAGCCAACATCTTCAGAGAATTGTGCGGCATTTTCAAGCGTAAATTTCACGAAATCATAAACTTCCGGCTGTTCTTTCACTGCTGAATTTTTTACATAAGTGAAAAGCGGACGAGAAAGCGGTGAATATTCTCCACTCTCAATTGTTTCGTTTGTTGGTTCTACAGGACCGTTTCCGCCATCAATCGGAACAACTTTTAACTTATCTTTATTTTCTACATAGTAGGCATAACCGAAATATCCGATTGCATTCTTGTCGCCTGTAACGCCTTGTACTAATACGTTGTCATCTTCAGATAGTGTAGCACCTTTAACGATAGGCGCACCACCAAGAACTACTTCATCGAAGTAATCGTAAGTACCGGAGTCAGTACCAGGAGAATAGAATTTGATTTCCTCATCAGGCCAGCCTTGGCGAACATCTGACCATTTTGTAGCTTGGCCAGTCCACATTTTCTTTAATTCATCAAGCGTTAAGTGGTCTACCCAGTCATTATCTTTGTTAACAACTACAGAAAGACCGTCATATGCTAATTTAAATTCAGTGTAGTCAATTCCTTTTTCTTCAAGATGCGCTTTTTCTTCATCTTTAATTGGGCGGGAAGCATTGCTTAGTTGTGTTTCACCTGCGATAAAAGCTTCAAAACCGCCGCCTGTACCGGAGGATCCAACAGAAACTTTAACTCCAGGCTGTTCCATTTGATATTCTTCAACAACAGCTTCCATAATTGGATATACTGTAGATGAACCGTCGATTTTAATTTCACCTTGAAGCTGCTTATTTTCTTCACCAGCTTGTTCTTCTTTTGTGCCGCCGTTTCCATTGTTTTGGTTTTGGTCAGCATTTCCACAAGCTGCTGTGAATGCTAGCACTCCGCTTATCATCGCTGAAAGTGCTAAGAACTTAAAGCTTTTCATTCCTTTATTCCCCCTAAGAGATTTCGTTGTTTTGTCCTACATGTACTAGCATAATGTTCAACTATTAATTCGGTTTTAACAAATTGTAAAGGTTTTGTAAATTAGGGTTGAATACTGGAAAATTGTGTCGAAAAATATGATGAAGAATTTTTATGAATATATTACTACTTATTTCTTTAGAAGAAATTTATGATTTATATATCCAAATTTAAAAAACTGCCTCAAGATTTGAGACAGTTTTTATTGTAAATAACTATTCCCCTTATTCATTTTCTTTGCGGATCACTTCTTGTCCTTCTTGGACATCTTCAATGTTTTCTACTTTTTGAACCGTGTTTTCAGCATTTTTATTTTCTTCTTGGCGTTTTTTCTTTAGATCAAAATATGCATCCATGACTCTTTCGCCAATTTTCAAGTTAGCCTTATGGTCATAATTTCCTTGAAAAGCCCATGGCACTAAAACAGCCATGGCAATTTCGGGGTTATTGGATGGTGCATATCCGACTAAGCTCAAATTCATTACTTCAGGCGGTTCTTTTCCAAATTTTTTTCGGTCCGGTCCGTCATAAAACGCTTCTGCGGTACCGGTTTTACCTGCAGGAGAATAATTTTTACCGCCAAAGTACCCCACTGCAGTACCCTTAGGCTCCTGCATGACTTGCCTGAACCCTTCTTGGACACGCTCAATCCATTCTGTTTTCATGTCAATCCGGTTCAAAACTTTTGGTTCAATCTCTTCAATAATTGGACCGAGTTCGTCATTTTTCATGACGGGTTCTCTAATTTCTTTTACAATATGCGGCTGAAGGCGGTAGCCGTTGTTGGCAATCGTTGATACGTATTGAGCCAGCTGCATATTCGTATAAGTATCATACTGACCGATGACTAAGTCAAGAAGGAAACCTGGTTTTTTGTCCGCTCCTTTAAAACCTACCATTTCATTTGGCAAATCAATTCCTGTTCTTACTCCGAGGCCAAATTGGCTGAAGGATTGGCGAATCGTATCAAAAGCTTCTTCTTTCAGAGGCAGCGGCTGATCATATTCATACCGCCCATCCCCGATTTCCACGGCAATTCTAAACATATAAACGTTTGAAGATCTTCTTAATGCATAAAGATCATTAATAAGCCCCATCGTTTGCCATGATTTTTTTACTGGTGTTCCCTTGATTTTCATTGGTGTATCTAAAAGATATTCACCCGGCTGAATCGCACCTGTTTTGTATCCTGTTAATACAGTTGCCCCTTTCACGGCAGAGCCAACATTGTAAGAAGTTGTAATATTTCCAAGGGCATCATCCTGCAATTCTCTTTTTCCGGTTTTTTCATCTTTTACAATGCGTTTTCCGGCCATTGTCAGGATTTCACCGGTATTCGGGTCCATCAATACTACATAAGCCCTGTCAAGCAGTGAAGTTCCCGGATAGCTTTTTGCCTTCCATAATTCTTCTTCAATAATTTTTTCAACAGCAAGCTGAAGGTCCATATCGATCGTTAAAACGAGATCTTTTCCCCTTTGCCCCTCGGAAATTACTTCTGTTTTTAATACATTGCCGGCTTTATCCGTTATTTTCTTCACTTTTGCTTTTTGTCCGTGAAGAACATCTTCATACTGCATTTCAATATAGCTCTTCCCTACACGGTCATTGCGGTTATAGTCTTTTGATAAATAGTAATCCAATTGCTCCTTTGGAAGCCCTTCGTCCGATGTAGACACATCACCGAGAACGGATCTCAATGTTTTACCAAAAGCATAATAACGGTCCCAGTCTGTCGTTGTATCCACACCCGGCAGCTTTTCAAGGTTTTCACTGACGACCGCAAATTCTTCAGGTGACACATCTTTATTTTTCACAATCTGCGGAGTCAATGCATAACCGCTATTAAATTCACTGTAGATGGCAAGAACTTCTAAATCATCTTTTGATAATTGGTTTAGTTCTTCGTCTGTGATCCGTTCTAGTTGAAGTTTATATATGTCTTTATCGTCAAGCTTTTTTTCTTCAAACAGTTTCCATTCTTTATCCGTAATTTTTGCTTTCGCTTTTTCAGGATTCTTCAAAATCCAAAAATCCTTTTTATCCAGCTCTTGTACTTTGGAATAATCCTTGTGAATATACTTGGCAAGCTTCTCTGCCACTTTCAGCATCTCTTTTTGGCTTGTTCCTTGACTCTTTGTATAAGTGATTGCATTGAGAGGAATGTTGTCAACGACCACTTTCCCATTGCGGTCGAATATTTTGCCGCGCGGCACCGGATTGTTTACTGTAATATCTTCGGTTCGTTCAATTTCGCGTTTAAAATCATCGCCATATACGATTTGAACAACTCCAAGCCTTAAAATTAGCATTGAAAATAAAAGAAATACAGCAAAAAACAACATATTTAACCGAAACGGAACATGTGTCTTCTTTTTTTTCTTTTTATTCAATTTATCCCACACTTCCTTATGTTAATGCTTGCTCTCGACATTTATTGTATATAAATTAAGAGTAATTTTCTATTACGGAAATTTTTCACAATCCGGTTGCTGAAAAAATAGAAAGAAAAAACGGGAGAATGGATACTCCCGCTCAAATAGAAATTCAATTAAAACTCCGCACAGCATGGGTCTTTCTACCCGTTAATGCGGGAGAAATTGATGTTTCGGACAAACAAATAAATACATGAATGCCCCGCACCCAGCAGCATTAACAGTACCGGAATGCTCTTCTCTTCGTTAAAAAAAGTAATTGCCAGCAAAAATAGTAGAATAGAAACAATTCTCCCCGCGTTTAGAAAAATTTCCCTTACAACAATATATTCAATTCTCATTTCAGCTGCTTTCCATCCTTTACCGATCACATCATAGGTAAGAGACATGTACGGAACAAGCAAAATCGGATAAGCGATAGCAATCGTGGCTGCATAAAACAAAAGCTTCGGATACGTAACATTAAAAGCAATTAAGAATATGGATGCATAAAGAAGGATTCCGCCCAATAAGATTGCTTTTTTCCGATGTTCTTTTTTTATAACTCTTGAAGCAGTGTAATATCCAAGAAACGCAATTCCTGAATTAATAAGGCCGA from Bacillus methanolicus includes these protein-coding regions:
- a CDS encoding glycosyltransferase, translating into MMKPFFLPIVYMDIPTISIKINSNVRNELFVFTAKLIEILSKLENGPQNVKIYLAIPPIYYEVAGQAIFQDKMTEFLEKETDQFPGLIDIWKKWDQSVIKSVSNMINLEKIDLLAVPVTGAILPFIATSAGIQAHIHEGLSILESCFSVRPQGFWFPKGAFEPGLDLFLMNEGIQYSFINEDTIKFADPTPSGNGKKPIRSPHGLIFFPIQKEVKQGGISVGLCDNEFLNNKSSQVFVVAENLLSDEIENFFDFAKNMAINSSVSMEVSKFLTEFGKTAENVHICSSFSITESCSPLISEESTILEESFLIETEIKKMGRLIENSFEKRILKQMLKRWLLLSGSAASSEKTQDAAKEHILSIYKLKEMLTGKRQADELDEMEKSLSILENLSLKGWIKEAKSNLSMESKSQGMKILMLTWEFPPNIVGGLARHVHGLSESLAKLGYEIHVITAQTSDLPSFEKRKGVFIHRVAPLNEKDHDFLAWVAGLNLAMANKAKELAAVHDFKVIHAHDWLVGSAAISLKTFLNITLITTMHATEHGRNNGIYTDMQHFIHKKEELLLQASDQIIVCSEHMKDELKNVFNTCEEKIAIIPNGVFKQEDQLNFHGLLDGLPVFHERKMIFSIGRMVREKGFDTLIETAIKMKARSDELYFVIAGKGPMLEEYRQKVKDNNVENFVYFIGFIRDEQRDALLTQCEAAVFPSLYEPFGIVALEAMSFGKPTIVSETGGLRGIIQPYKTGLFMDPGNSLSLIQQLEFVLEDRNRAKEIGENGRKVVESLFSWTRIAEETKRTYEDVLLNMKI
- a CDS encoding DUF4912 domain-containing protein codes for the protein MIEEIVKLRRKGLSFRKIAARLNTTVGKVQYQWKKYMKKKSEPLRHDTGSRINKKEEKPLSIANKYKHVHQEDHLCIWLISPNKLYSFWRLSEEQKKLISHYYQRPFADFQLVLRLYDVTCILFNGSNAHDVFEIFLPDNKKSWFIKGLKPNRCYCAELGIKLSDHHFLPLLRSNAIHVPRSDVEQAGELAKELEWFQSSRRNAPKWVEHVSTYSFYETKEGMVD
- a CDS encoding aminodeoxychorismate lyase → MNKRTVRAFALGILFSVSLIGTYYYFFQNENGSISKAKQTLEDKGFIVLSQSEFTKLQKHSHRKSEAEQYQETAENAEKSIHTNNDHVQASSVAEENKIISYELKITDGMNTEQIATILANVRIIEDAEDFEEYLSKNGYSTRIQLGTFLLTNEMDYSQIAKILTKS
- the phoU gene encoding phosphate signaling complex protein PhoU, producing the protein MVVRERFEYDLKEMQNKLIELGEFANKALARAVKALEEKNIELAIKVMEDDTEADILDEEINDLAILLIAKQQPVAIDLRRIIVAIKIATDIERIADYAVNIAKSAIRIGNEPLVKPIEHIKRMHEITTEMLRMSLEAFNEEDVVKAKKVAEMDDEVDDLYGQTIRDLLQLNQQKPEFLPQITQLSFISRYLERSADHITNIAESIFYLVKGRRFDLNN
- the pstB gene encoding phosphate ABC transporter ATP-binding protein PstB yields the protein MTIRKEESVNMPKKEKMAVYQTKQLNLWYGDNHALKNIDLDIYENEVTAIIGPSGCGKSTYIKTLNRMIELVPGVRTSGEISYRGRNIFDSDYRVEELRTKVGMVFQKPNPFPKSIYENVAYGPKIHGIRDKKILDQIVEKSLRGAAIWDEVKDRLHTNAYDLSGGQQQRLCIARCLAIEPDVILMDEPTSALDPISTLKVEELVQELKKDFSIIIVTHNMQQAARISDKTAFFLNGEVVEYSDTNKIFSNPSDKRTEDYITGRFG
- the pstA gene encoding phosphate ABC transporter permease PstA, whose protein sequence is MKLIDHSRVINRMKPRLVSNQIFRALFFAATMFALLVLGILLYRIFTQGFGYLDLQFLQSLPSRKPEQAGVYTALIGSIWLMAVVAPVSLILGVGTALYLEEYAKKNFFTDLIRVNISNLAGVPSIVFGLLGLTVFVRALALGRSVLAAGLTMSLLILPIIIVASQEAIRSVPKELREASYAMGATKWQTIVKVVLPAAIPGILTGGILALSRAIGETAPLVVLGLPLFLAFLPKTVFDMFTVLPMQIYNWTSRPQEEFHALAAAGIIVLLALLILMNSVAVLIRNKFQKRF
- the pstC gene encoding phosphate ABC transporter permease subunit PstC, with amino-acid sequence MAYQSTNKSISVQEMIEAKKRKKSANRVADKVVPFLLLLTAIVSILTTLGIVFTLIFETFTFFNRVSIVEFFTAKTWYPFSETQGSYGIMPLISGTLKVTIIAVLVAVPVGLSSAIYLSEYASDRVRRIIKPILEVLAGIPTIVYGFFALTFVTPILRDLIPSLEVFNALSPGIVIGIMITPMIASLSEDAMSSVPNSMREGALALGSTKFEVSMKVVLPAAISGIIASIVLATSRAIGETMIVTVAGGSTPNLDWNITSSIQTMTAYIVQVSQGDAGYGTTIYYSIYAVGTTLFVFTLAMNLLAQFISRRFREEY
- a CDS encoding PstS family phosphate ABC transporter substrate-binding protein, coding for MKSFKFLALSAMISGVLAFTAACGNADQNQNNGNGGTKEEQAGEENKQLQGEIKIDGSSTVYPIMEAVVEEYQMEQPGVKVSVGSSGTGGGFEAFIAGETQLSNASRPIKDEEKAHLEEKGIDYTEFKLAYDGLSVVVNKDNDWVDHLTLDELKKMWTGQATKWSDVRQGWPDEEIKFYSPGTDSGTYDYFDEVVLGGAPIVKGATLSEDDNVLVQGVTGDKNAIGYFGYAYYVENKDKLKVVPIDGGNGPVEPTNETIESGEYSPLSRPLFTYVKNSAVKEQPEVYDFVKFTLENAAQFSEDVGYVKLPDEEYKKGLETLEGLK
- a CDS encoding peptidoglycan D,D-transpeptidase FtsI family protein; protein product: MNKKKKKKTHVPFRLNMLFFAVFLLFSMLILRLGVVQIVYGDDFKREIERTEDITVNNPVPRGKIFDRNGKVVVDNIPLNAITYTKSQGTSQKEMLKVAEKLAKYIHKDYSKVQELDKKDFWILKNPEKAKAKITDKEWKLFEEKKLDDKDIYKLQLERITDEELNQLSKDDLEVLAIYSEFNSGYALTPQIVKNKDVSPEEFAVVSENLEKLPGVDTTTDWDRYYAFGKTLRSVLGDVSTSDEGLPKEQLDYYLSKDYNRNDRVGKSYIEMQYEDVLHGQKAKVKKITDKAGNVLKTEVISEGQRGKDLVLTIDMDLQLAVEKIIEEELWKAKSYPGTSLLDRAYVVLMDPNTGEILTMAGKRIVKDEKTGKRELQDDALGNITTSYNVGSAVKGATVLTGYKTGAIQPGEYLLDTPMKIKGTPVKKSWQTMGLINDLYALRRSSNVYMFRIAVEIGDGRYEYDQPLPLKEEAFDTIRQSFSQFGLGVRTGIDLPNEMVGFKGADKKPGFLLDLVIGQYDTYTNMQLAQYVSTIANNGYRLQPHIVKEIREPVMKNDELGPIIEEIEPKVLNRIDMKTEWIERVQEGFRQVMQEPKGTAVGYFGGKNYSPAGKTGTAEAFYDGPDRKKFGKEPPEVMNLSLVGYAPSNNPEIAMAVLVPWAFQGNYDHKANLKIGERVMDAYFDLKKKRQEENKNAENTVQKVENIEDVQEGQEVIRKENE